The Frondihabitans australicus genome includes a region encoding these proteins:
- a CDS encoding exonuclease SbcCD subunit D: MRILHTSDWHLGRTLHGVDLLEHQRAFVDFLVELVRSRAVDVVVLAGDVYDRAVPPVACVSLLSDALTRLSELATVIVTPGNHDSATRLGFAAPLMREGVHILPSVDRLHEPVVVADPDGPVAFYGLPYLDPDLVRGALGGEAVADPAVDAAQEPAPRLARSHEAVVGAALDRIRADLASRPGARSVVSAHAFVVGAARSESERDIRVGGVDSVPSEVFEGIDYVALGHLHGAQRVGSSGRIRYSGSPLAFSFGEKDHTKSVAVVDLDADGQASVKLVPAPVPRRLAELTGTLDELVGGDHDAHVDDWVRVFVTDTVHPADLHARVRARFPHALSIQHVPEGGGPASTRRVVAVDSDPVEVATDFVEFATRGAATDEEVAVLRSAYERARAEAGSA, encoded by the coding sequence GTGCGGATCCTGCACACCAGCGACTGGCACCTCGGTCGCACCCTGCACGGGGTCGACCTGCTCGAGCATCAGCGGGCGTTCGTCGACTTCCTGGTGGAGCTGGTGCGCTCGCGGGCGGTCGACGTGGTCGTCCTCGCCGGCGACGTCTACGACCGCGCGGTGCCGCCGGTCGCCTGCGTCTCCCTGCTCTCCGACGCCCTCACCCGGCTCAGCGAGCTTGCGACCGTGATCGTCACGCCGGGCAACCACGACTCGGCGACGAGGCTCGGGTTCGCCGCGCCGCTGATGCGCGAGGGCGTGCACATCCTTCCCTCGGTCGACCGACTCCACGAGCCCGTGGTGGTGGCCGACCCCGACGGGCCCGTGGCGTTCTACGGCCTGCCGTACCTCGACCCCGATCTCGTGCGAGGGGCGCTGGGCGGCGAGGCCGTCGCCGATCCTGCGGTCGATGCGGCGCAGGAGCCCGCGCCTCGCCTGGCCCGCTCGCACGAGGCCGTCGTCGGCGCCGCGCTCGACCGCATTCGTGCCGACCTCGCGTCGAGGCCCGGGGCGAGGTCCGTCGTCTCGGCGCACGCCTTCGTGGTCGGCGCCGCACGCAGCGAGAGCGAGCGCGACATCCGGGTCGGCGGCGTCGACTCGGTGCCGTCCGAGGTCTTCGAGGGCATCGACTACGTGGCGCTCGGGCACCTCCACGGCGCGCAGCGCGTGGGCTCGTCAGGCCGGATCCGCTACTCGGGCTCGCCGCTCGCCTTCTCGTTCGGCGAGAAGGATCACACGAAGTCCGTCGCCGTCGTCGACCTCGACGCTGACGGGCAGGCGTCGGTCAAGCTCGTACCCGCGCCCGTCCCGCGCCGGCTGGCGGAGCTCACGGGCACGCTCGACGAGCTCGTCGGCGGAGACCACGACGCGCACGTCGACGACTGGGTGCGGGTCTTCGTGACCGACACCGTGCATCCTGCCGACCTCCACGCCCGGGTTCGCGCGAGGTTCCCGCACGCGCTCTCGATCCAGCACGTGCCCGAGGGCGGCGGGCCGGCCTCGACGCGGCGCGTGGTGGCGGTCGACAGCGACCCGGTCGAGGTCGCGACCGACTTCGTCGAGTTCGCCACTCGCGGTGCGGCGACCGACGAGGAGGTCGCGGTGCTCCGGTCGGCGTACGAGCGGGCCCGCGCCGAGGCGGGGAGCGCCTGA
- a CDS encoding AAA family ATPase, which translates to MQLHRLTLCAIGPYAGEHTIEFAELGASGVFLLDGPTGSGKSTIIDAIVFGLYGQLAGSTSATSKDRLHSHHASAATEPFVEIVFSTGSGIYRVRRAPAWQRPKARGVGTTLQNEKVVLERLTSPDAVTGEPVSSSTQEVGHEMPGIVGLTREQFTQTVVLPQGEFAQFLGASGENRKAVLQSLFGTRIYDDTTAVLVELRRAAHNEIGAAQKAVDEALAGLRTAADDDELAADGAEDVVATFTAESTAAAARRDAARKTREAAETRAAAERALAAAIARRTSLLSRRAELEAAGQEVEGVRLRVEEAGRAATVRPTRVALDSAERALAVAEGAVAEGEGAAPALAALEPAALEARRDDLLREIGSLAGVIEVEAGLEARSSGLETATARLAEARAEADADSEALGRRGEEHEALAARLASAAALAAGGALAEQRVVDAAAARDAAVELVNLDESLRQTTDEVTGAARLAASAVEAETGLRQRRILGMAGEIATTLVDGEACAVCGSTEHPSPAVLTADHPTDDDIAEAESARQEAEAVLASKRDKLTTLTAHRDGLAARVGPLTPEAAQGALDAAVVTARSSREADAEAESLRELVDSFDATTRQLQEALQALRVRLAADGERLDADERALHADRARVATALDGRAESCGALAATLGADEGAVSRLIVARQRRDAAADDVASRRAEFDEALRAAGFETAEALDAAALPADELEALRSRVQDHDRETDLVASQLAADDIAALTGDETADVPAAELALADAREEFDALAGEASVAADRASRAGRALAILRSALAAAAEASSRARAVVRMADVASASGPENVTGVTLGTYVLLRRFEEVLAAANVRLGVMSSGRYRLESSDVREKGSGSRRTGLALTIRDNATDTTRDPKSFSGGETFYASLSLALGLADVVQAEAGGIDLGTLFVDEGFGTLDPETLDAVMSELGRLSAGGRTVGIVSHVDELKQRIADRIEVRRLPDGSSTLRTTVG; encoded by the coding sequence ATGCAGCTGCACCGTCTCACCCTCTGCGCGATCGGGCCCTACGCCGGCGAGCACACCATCGAGTTCGCCGAGCTCGGGGCGTCGGGAGTCTTCCTCCTCGACGGGCCGACCGGCTCCGGCAAGTCGACGATCATCGACGCCATCGTGTTCGGCCTCTACGGGCAGCTGGCCGGCTCGACCTCGGCCACCAGCAAGGACCGCCTGCACAGCCACCACGCCTCGGCGGCGACCGAGCCGTTCGTCGAGATCGTCTTCTCGACGGGCTCCGGCATCTACCGCGTGAGACGCGCGCCGGCCTGGCAGCGGCCGAAGGCGCGCGGAGTCGGCACGACACTGCAGAACGAGAAGGTCGTGCTCGAGCGACTCACCTCGCCCGACGCGGTGACCGGCGAACCGGTGTCGTCGTCGACGCAGGAGGTCGGGCACGAGATGCCGGGCATCGTCGGGCTGACGCGCGAGCAGTTCACGCAGACGGTCGTGCTGCCGCAGGGCGAGTTCGCCCAGTTCCTCGGTGCGAGCGGCGAGAACCGCAAGGCGGTGCTGCAGTCGCTCTTCGGCACGCGCATCTACGACGACACCACGGCCGTGCTCGTCGAGCTGCGCCGTGCCGCGCACAACGAGATCGGCGCAGCGCAGAAAGCCGTCGACGAGGCGCTCGCCGGCCTCCGGACCGCTGCCGACGACGACGAGCTCGCGGCGGACGGGGCGGAAGACGTCGTCGCCACGTTCACGGCGGAATCGACCGCGGCCGCCGCCCGACGCGACGCCGCGCGAAAGACCCGCGAGGCGGCGGAGACGCGGGCCGCCGCCGAGCGAGCGCTGGCGGCGGCGATCGCGCGACGCACCTCGCTGCTGTCGCGGCGGGCGGAGCTCGAGGCCGCGGGGCAGGAGGTCGAGGGCGTGCGGCTCCGGGTCGAGGAGGCGGGGCGGGCCGCGACGGTTCGTCCGACGCGTGTCGCCCTGGACTCGGCCGAGCGGGCTCTCGCCGTGGCGGAGGGGGCGGTCGCCGAGGGGGAGGGCGCGGCTCCTGCGCTCGCCGCGCTCGAGCCCGCGGCGCTGGAGGCGCGGCGCGACGACCTGCTGCGCGAGATCGGGTCGCTCGCCGGTGTGATCGAGGTGGAGGCGGGGCTCGAGGCGCGGTCTTCGGGGCTCGAGACTGCGACGGCGCGACTGGCCGAGGCACGAGCGGAGGCCGACGCCGACAGCGAGGCGCTCGGGCGACGCGGTGAGGAGCACGAGGCGCTCGCGGCACGCCTGGCATCGGCCGCGGCGCTTGCGGCGGGCGGGGCGCTCGCGGAACAGCGGGTCGTCGACGCCGCAGCGGCGCGCGACGCGGCCGTCGAGCTGGTGAACCTCGATGAATCGCTGCGTCAGACGACGGACGAGGTCACGGGTGCCGCCCGCCTCGCAGCCTCGGCCGTCGAGGCCGAGACAGGGCTGCGACAGCGCAGGATCCTCGGCATGGCCGGCGAGATCGCGACGACGCTGGTCGACGGCGAAGCGTGTGCCGTGTGCGGCTCGACAGAGCATCCGTCTCCGGCCGTGCTCACCGCCGACCACCCGACCGACGACGACATCGCCGAGGCGGAGTCGGCGCGGCAGGAGGCCGAGGCTGTGCTCGCGTCGAAGCGAGACAAACTCACCACGCTGACGGCCCACCGCGACGGCCTGGCGGCGCGGGTCGGCCCGCTGACGCCCGAGGCGGCTCAGGGGGCCCTCGACGCGGCGGTCGTGACCGCGAGGAGCTCCCGCGAGGCCGATGCCGAAGCCGAGTCGTTGCGCGAGCTGGTGGACTCGTTCGATGCGACCACCCGCCAACTTCAGGAGGCCCTGCAGGCCCTGCGGGTTCGCCTCGCCGCCGACGGCGAACGTCTCGACGCCGACGAGCGCGCCCTGCACGCCGATCGGGCGCGCGTCGCGACCGCCCTCGACGGCCGCGCCGAGTCGTGCGGGGCGCTCGCGGCGACACTCGGGGCGGACGAGGGGGCGGTGTCCCGGTTGATCGTCGCTCGACAGCGGCGCGATGCGGCAGCCGACGACGTCGCGTCGCGCCGGGCCGAGTTCGACGAGGCACTCCGGGCCGCAGGATTCGAGACCGCTGAGGCCCTCGACGCCGCCGCCCTGCCTGCCGACGAACTCGAGGCGCTTCGGAGCCGCGTCCAGGACCACGACCGAGAGACGGACCTCGTAGCGTCGCAGCTCGCCGCCGACGACATCGCGGCGCTCACCGGCGACGAGACGGCCGATGTGCCGGCGGCCGAACTCGCGCTGGCCGACGCTCGGGAGGAGTTCGACGCCCTCGCGGGGGAGGCGTCGGTCGCCGCCGACCGTGCGAGTCGGGCCGGGCGGGCTCTCGCGATCCTGCGCTCTGCTCTGGCTGCCGCCGCGGAGGCGTCGTCGCGGGCGCGCGCGGTCGTGCGGATGGCGGACGTCGCGTCGGCGTCGGGGCCGGAGAACGTCACGGGCGTGACCCTCGGGACGTACGTGCTGCTCCGGCGGTTCGAGGAGGTCCTGGCCGCGGCGAACGTGCGGCTCGGGGTCATGTCGAGCGGGCGGTACCGGCTCGAGTCGTCGGACGTGCGTGAGAAGGGGTCGGGGTCCCGCCGCACCGGGTTGGCGTTGACGATTCGCGACAATGCCACCGACACGACGCGCGATCCGAAGAGCTTCTCGGGCGGCGAGACCTTCTACGCGTCGCTGAGCCTCGCGCTCGGCCTCGCCGACGTCGTGCAGGCGGAGGCCGGCGGCATCGACCTCGGCACGCTCTTCGTCGACGAGGGATTCGGCACGCTCGACCCCGAGACTCTCGACGCCGTGATGAGCGAGCTCGGGCGGCTGTCGGCCGGCGGGCGAACCGTCGGCATCGTCAGCCATGTCGACGAGCTGAAGCAGCGCATCGCCGACCGCATCGAGGTGCGGCGGCTGCCCGACGGCTCGTCGACGCTGCGCACGACCGTCGGGTGA